Proteins from one Oryza sativa Japonica Group chromosome 12, ASM3414082v1 genomic window:
- the LOC4351679 gene encoding leucine-rich repeat receptor-like tyrosine-protein kinase PXC3 codes for MGGQEQVAMAERRPCYCRNNGFLLLLVQVLLFLFLFLDSSMVATAASAPAPLNTTQVSIMKELSGLVTASAKWNTSDSNPCRWDGVSCSSSSNSISVVTNLTLSGYGLSNSTIFATICSLDTLQILDLSKNSFTNSIEQFFTSSCSMKAGLRSLNLSSSQLSMPLSNFSGFPLLEVLDLSFNSFSGDVRTQLSSLLKLRSLNLSSNNLAGDVPTSMTPSLEELVLSINNFSGSIPIALFNYQNLTMLDLSQNNLNGDVPDEFLKLPKLKTLLLSGNQLSGNIPVSVSNVASLARFAANQNNFTGFIPSGITKNVKMLDLSYNELSGVIPSDILSPVGLWTVDLTHNKLEGPIPSSLSPTLYRLRLGGGNSLNGTIPATIGDASTLAYLELDSNQLTGSIPLELGRCKSLSLLNLASNKFQGPVPDAISSLDKLVVLKLQMNNLDGPIPSVFSNLTSLITLNLSGNSFTGGIPREIGKLPKLSILNLQCNKISGTIPDSLHLLTSLIELNLGNNILTGTIPTMPTKLSTVLNLSHNNLSGSIPSNIDLLSDLEILDLSYNNLYGEVPASLAKLESLTQLVLSYNHLSGSIPIFRQHVDIATNGNPDLTNGTRNYDNAPTSGKRRTHNTVIIVVAITGALVGLCLLAAIVTISYSKRIYRVEDEGPSTEDVARIINGHLITMNSIHTSAIDFVKAMEAVSNHSNIFLKTRFCTYYKAVMPNGSTYSLKQINCSDKIFQIGSQGKVAHELEVLGKLSNSNVMVPLAYVLTEDNAYIIYEHVHKGTVFDFLHAGRSDVLDWPSRYSIAFGLAQGLTFLHGCTQPVLLLDLSTRTVHLKSMNEPQIGDVELYKIVDTLKSSGSLSTIAGTVGYIPPEYAYTMRLTMAGNVYSFGVILLELLTGKPSVSDGIELAKWALSLSGSPDQREQILDTRVSRTSAAVHSQMLSVLNIALACVALSPDARPKMRTVLRMLFNAK; via the exons ATGGGAGGCCAAGAACAGGTGGCCATGGCGGAGAGGAGGCCTTGTTACTGTCGCAACAATGGCTTCTTGCTGCTGCTGGTACAAGTTCTcctcttcttgttcttgtttcttGATTCGTCCATGGTCGCCACtgccgcgtcggcgccggcacCGCTAAATACGACTCAGGTATCGATCATGAAGGAGCTTTCTGGCTTGGTTACTGCCAGTGCCAAGTGGAACACGAGCGATTCGAATCCATGCCGATGGGATGGAGTGAGTTGCTCTTCTAGCTCCAATTCCATATCAGTTGTGACCAACCTTACTTTGTCTGGGTATGGTTTGTCCAACTCCACCATATTTGCAACCATATGCTCTCTTGACACCTTGCAAATCCTTGATCTCTCTAAGAATTCCTTCACCAATTCGATAGAGCAATTCTTCACCTCTTCTTGCTCCATGAAGGCTGGATTGCGGTCACTTAATCTCAGCAGCAGCCAGCTATCCATGCCTCTTAGTAATTTCTCTGGTTTTCCCCTTCTTGAGGTTCTTGACTTGTCCTTCAATTCTTTCAGTGGTGATGTCAGAACCCAGTTGAGTTCTTTGCTCAAGCTGAGAAGCTTGAATCTTAGTAGCAATAACTTGGCTGGTGATGTTCCTACAAGCATGACCCCGTCTTTGGAGGAATTGGTGTTGTCCATCAACAATTTCAGTGGTAGCATTCCAATAGCTTTGTTCAATTACCAAAATCTTACTATGCTGGATCTTAGTCAGAACAATCTAAATGGTGATGTACCGGATGAGTTCTTAAAGTTACCCAAGCTCAAGACTTTGCTCTTATCAGGTAATCAACTGAGTGGCAATATACCTGTGAGTGTGTCAAATGTTGCAAGCCTTGCTCGGTTTGCAGCTAATCAGAACAATTTTACCGGTTTCATCCCTAGTGGTATCACCAAGAATGTGAAGATGCTGGATCTGAGTTACAACGAACTTAGTGGAGTGATTCCCTCTGATATTCTTAGTCCTGTGGGACTGTGGACTGTTGATCTCACTCACAATAAGCTCGAAGGGCCCATCCCTAGCAGCTTGTCTCCGACCCTCTATCGGTTGAGGCTTGGTGGAGGCAACTCTCTCAATGGAACCATCCCGGCCACCATTGGTGATGCATCGACCTTGGCTTATCTTGAGCTGGATAGCAATCAGTTGACGGGAAGCATACCATTGGAACTTGGCAGATGCAAGAGTTTGTCTTTGCTGAATCTGGCATCAAATAAGTTTCAGGGTCCAGTGCCTGATGCAATCAGCAGCCTTGACAAACTGGTAGTTCTTAAACTCCAAATGAACAATCTGGATGGACCTATCCCAAGTGTATTTTCTAATTTGACAAGCCTGATCACATTGAATCTTAGTGGTAATTCATTCACTGGAGGGATACCAAGAGAAATCGGCAAGCTGCCAAAGCTTTCCATTTTGAATTTGCAATGCAACAAGATCAGCGGCACCATTCCAGATTCACTCCATTTATTAACTTCTCTAATTGAGCTCAATCTGGGGAATAATATCTTGACTGGTACCATCCCAACAATGCCGACCAAATTGAGTACTGTTCTTAATCTAAGCCACAACAATCTCAGCGGATCTATTCCTTCAAATATTGACTTATTGAGTGATCTAGAGATTCTTGATCTTTCATACAACAACTTGTATGGTGAGGTGCCGGCCTCACTTGCAAAGCTAGAAAGCTTGACGCAACTAGTGCTTTCTTATAATCACCTTTCTGGGTCCATTCCTATATTTCGTCAACATGTTGATATTGCTACCAATGGAAATCCCGATCTTACAAATGGTACAAGAAATTATGACAACGCCCCTACAAGTGGTAAGAGAAGGACACACAATACAGTCATCATCGTCGTTGCCATTACTGGTGCTCTTGTTGGATTGTGCTTGCTTGCTGCTATTGTTACAATTTCATATTCTAAGAGAATTTATCGTGTTGAAGATGAAGGACCATCAACTGAGGATGTTGCTCGAATCATCAATGGTCACCTCATAACTATGAATAGTATCCATACCTCTGCAATTGATTTCGTGAAAGCAATGGAAGCAGTCTCCAATCACAGCAACATTTTTCTGAAAACAAGGTTCTGCACTTACTATAAGGCTGTGATGCCTAATGGCTCAACCTATTCTTTAAAACAGATTAATTGTAGTGACAAGATATTCCAAATTGGGAGCCAAGGGAAGGTTGCTCATGAACTTGAGGTACTTGGGAAGTTGAGCAATTCCAATGTAATGGTGCCATTGGCTTATGTGTTGACAGAAGACAATGCATACATCATCTATGAGCATGTGCACAAGGGCACGGTGTTCGATTTCCTTCATGCTGGAAGATCAGATGTTCTGGACTGGCCTTCACGGTATAGCATAGCTTTTGGGCTAGCCCAAGGGCTGACATTTCTTCATGGGTGCACTCAGCCAGTTCTGCTTCTTGATCTGTCAACAAGGACTGTCCACTTGAAGTCAATGAATGAGCCTCAGATTGGAGATGTTGAACTTTACAAAATTGTTGATACTTTGAAGAGCAGTGGGAGCCTTTCGACCATTGCTGGTACAGTTGGTTATATTCCACCAG AGTATGCATACACGATGAGGTTGACGATGGCTGGCAACGTTTacagctttggagtaatcttACTGGAGCTTTTGACTGGGAAACCATCGGTCAGTGATGGCATCGAGTTAGCCAAGTGGGCTCTGAGTCTTTCAGGCAGCCCTGATCAGAGGGAGCAGATCCTTGACACCAGGGTCTCAAGAACTTCAGCTGCTGTTCACAGCCAGATGTTGTCGGTCCTGAACATCGCCCTCGCTTGTGTTGCGCTCTCTCCAGATGCTCGACCAAAGATGCGCACCGTCTTGAGGATGCTATTCAACGCAAAGTGA